A single genomic interval of Lysobacter avium harbors:
- the egtD gene encoding L-histidine N(alpha)-methyltransferase has product MTVTVASKITLSDLQPSADDITGDVLAGLSATPKTLPSKYFYDEHGSRLFEQITREPEYYLTRVELDLLEASMPSIAEAVTPRAHVVEYGSGSGRKTHLLLDGLADPVAYTPIEISRTALLASVERLADAYPDVEMLPVCADFTQPVPLPIPSRGNGHVLVFFPGSTLGNFLPADAERLLRSMRETMGAGGQALIGIDLDKEPALIEAAYNDAAGVTADFTLNLLVRLNRDIGSDFDVDSFAHRAVYSRERMRIETHLVSLRDQQVTVAGRQFSFLDGEAMEVEYSHKYTDASFAALAARAGLRVIERWNDPKGWFGLRLLAAA; this is encoded by the coding sequence ATGACGGTCACCGTGGCGTCGAAGATCACGCTCAGCGACCTGCAGCCCAGCGCCGACGACATCACCGGCGACGTGCTCGCGGGACTGTCGGCGACGCCCAAGACGCTGCCCTCGAAGTACTTCTACGACGAGCACGGCTCGCGCCTGTTTGAGCAGATCACCCGGGAGCCGGAGTATTACCTGACCCGCGTCGAGCTGGACCTGCTGGAGGCTTCCATGCCTTCCATCGCCGAGGCGGTTACGCCGCGCGCTCACGTGGTCGAATACGGCAGCGGCAGCGGGCGCAAGACCCACCTGCTGCTGGACGGGCTGGCCGATCCGGTGGCCTACACGCCGATCGAGATTTCCCGCACGGCGTTGCTGGCCAGCGTGGAACGTCTGGCCGATGCGTATCCGGACGTGGAAATGCTGCCGGTCTGCGCCGACTTCACCCAGCCGGTGCCACTTCCCATCCCGTCGCGCGGCAATGGCCACGTGCTGGTGTTCTTCCCCGGATCGACGTTGGGCAACTTCCTGCCCGCGGACGCCGAGCGCCTGCTGCGATCGATGCGCGAGACGATGGGTGCCGGCGGTCAGGCGTTGATCGGCATCGACCTGGACAAGGAGCCGGCGCTGATCGAGGCGGCCTACAACGACGCCGCCGGGGTCACCGCCGACTTCACCCTCAACCTGCTGGTGCGGCTCAACCGCGACATCGGCAGCGACTTCGACGTGGACTCGTTCGCTCATCGTGCGGTGTACTCGCGCGAACGCATGCGTATCGAGACGCACCTGGTCAGCCTGCGCGACCAGCAGGTGACCGTGGCCGGCCGGCAGTTCAGTTTCCTTGACGGCGAGGCGATGGAAGTCGAGTACAGCCACAAGTACACTGACGCCAGCTTCGCCGCGCTGGCCGCGCGCGCCGGCCTGCGCGTCATCGAGCGTTGGAACGATCCCAAGGGCTGGTTCGGTTTGCGTCTGCTCGCGGCGGCCTGA
- a CDS encoding ribonuclease domain-containing protein, with the protein MDRTRLWLVAAVIVAGLWSWSQYRQAPVLPSPPTVQSPAREGDPVASANSPTAAPAPAKVGQPRYPAFLPAEAHPVLDAIARGGPYAYRQDDGVFQNRERLLPQRPRGHYREYTVPSPGAADRGARRIVTGGDPPTEYFYTDDHYGSFRPFEVTP; encoded by the coding sequence ATGGACCGCACTCGGTTGTGGCTGGTCGCCGCTGTAATCGTGGCCGGCTTGTGGTCGTGGAGCCAGTATCGCCAAGCGCCCGTCTTGCCGTCCCCGCCGACGGTTCAATCACCTGCGAGGGAAGGCGATCCGGTTGCCTCCGCCAACTCACCCACTGCCGCGCCCGCTCCGGCGAAGGTTGGGCAACCTCGGTATCCCGCGTTCCTGCCCGCAGAGGCCCACCCCGTGCTGGACGCGATCGCGCGCGGCGGGCCGTACGCGTATCGCCAGGACGACGGCGTCTTCCAGAATCGCGAGCGACTCCTGCCGCAGCGGCCGCGCGGCCACTACCGCGAATACACCGTCCCGTCGCCGGGCGCAGCCGACCGGGGCGCGCGGCGGATCGTCACCGGCGGCGATCCGCCGACGGAGTACTTCTACACCGACGACCACTACGGCAGCTTCCGCCCATTCGAGGTAACCCCGTGA
- a CDS encoding barstar family protein — protein sequence MPTDIRALLLEPDQARAFFIDDRDSGPMAEAAASLDFAIARIDLAGCTEKADALERIARGLSFPGWFGGNWDALADCLGDLSWLLAPGYMLLIANSGAWRAAQPEEFDTLVAILNEAALEWRERNVAFWALLPLAAEAMKALENAIEPPPDSEASYSGP from the coding sequence ATGCCCACCGACATCCGTGCGTTGCTGCTCGAGCCCGATCAGGCCCGGGCGTTCTTCATTGATGATCGCGACAGTGGCCCCATGGCGGAGGCCGCCGCGTCACTGGATTTTGCGATCGCGCGAATCGATCTGGCGGGCTGCACCGAGAAAGCGGACGCGCTTGAGCGGATCGCCAGGGGACTGTCATTCCCAGGCTGGTTTGGCGGCAACTGGGATGCGCTGGCCGATTGCCTCGGTGACCTGTCGTGGTTGCTGGCGCCGGGCTACATGCTGCTGATCGCGAATAGCGGCGCCTGGCGCGCCGCGCAGCCGGAGGAGTTCGACACCTTGGTGGCGATCCTCAATGAGGCAGCGCTTGAATGGCGCGAGCGCAACGTGGCCTTCTGGGCGCTGCTGCCGCTGGCGGCCGAAGCGATGAAAGCGCTCGAGAATGCCATCGAGCCGCCGCCGGACAGCGAAGCGAGCTACAGCGGTCCCTGA
- a CDS encoding ribonuclease H-like domain-containing protein: protein MSINPDKLRALRRQAGGQVRGTPTRPAVTAAAPRAVDAAAAGPAPTRNTSIESLRRLLGVRERKPAYMNYPTGPIDRALPGEEIAPGLRMIQSHVAFPAPATTLALDFAKRHGEAVDPRELLFFDTETTGLAGGTGTRAFQIGAADWHHDPVHGDGLRIRQLLITTLAAEPLMLQTFTDWLGPNTVLSSYNGRCYDAPLLKTRYRLARMDDPITGLDHVDLLFPTRRRYRGVWENCRLATIERELLGIVREDDLPGSEAPAAWLSYLRGGPSSLLRRVCAHNHQDVVTLARLILRLVDAEAEAAGEVFTAS from the coding sequence GTGAGCATCAATCCGGACAAGTTGCGCGCGTTGCGGAGGCAGGCCGGTGGTCAGGTCCGAGGGACGCCAACTCGGCCGGCAGTGACGGCGGCAGCTCCCCGAGCGGTAGACGCAGCCGCTGCCGGCCCTGCGCCGACGCGCAACACATCGATCGAATCGCTGCGCCGGCTGCTGGGCGTTCGCGAGCGCAAGCCCGCCTACATGAATTACCCCACCGGCCCGATCGACCGCGCGCTGCCGGGGGAGGAAATCGCACCCGGCCTGCGCATGATCCAGTCGCACGTCGCCTTCCCCGCGCCGGCCACTACGCTGGCGCTGGACTTTGCCAAGCGCCACGGCGAAGCGGTTGATCCGCGCGAGCTGCTCTTTTTCGACACCGAGACCACCGGTCTGGCCGGAGGTACCGGAACCCGTGCATTTCAGATCGGTGCGGCCGACTGGCATCATGACCCGGTCCATGGCGACGGCCTGCGCATCCGCCAGTTGCTGATCACGACCCTGGCCGCCGAGCCTTTGATGCTGCAGACCTTCACCGACTGGCTCGGGCCGAACACCGTCCTGTCGAGCTACAACGGCCGCTGCTACGACGCGCCGCTGCTGAAGACGCGCTACCGGCTGGCACGGATGGACGATCCGATCACCGGCCTGGACCACGTCGACCTGCTGTTTCCGACCCGACGGCGCTACCGCGGGGTCTGGGAAAACTGCCGTCTGGCGACCATCGAGCGCGAGCTGCTCGGCATCGTCCGCGAGGACGACCTGCCCGGCTCGGAAGCACCGGCGGCGTGGCTTTCCTACCTGCGCGGCGGCCCGTCCTCGCTGCTGCGCCGGGTGTGCGCCCACAACCACCAGGACGTGGTGACGCTGGCGAGGCTGATCCTGCGACTGGTGGACGCTGAGGCGGAAGCTGCCGGCGAGGTGTTTACCGCATCCTAA
- a CDS encoding DNA topoisomerase IB, protein MRSQASVSPPPESVEAASQAGLRYVCDDHPGIARLRAGKGFHYRDADGDRVTDAKTLARIQALAIPPAWTEVWICQRANGHLQATGRDARGRKQYRYHADWSRIRGDGKFDRIVEFGAALPRLRRHLRKDLGEPGFGRDKVLAIVVALLADTLVRIGNDRYARSNRSFGLTTLRNRHIAFLRGGRARLSFRGKGGQEHEIELDDARLAKLVKRCQQLPGQALFQYRDDDGSIQPVDSGAVNDYLHRRLGNGFSAKDFRTWGGTLIAFRELAGTPVPEPGPGGEPSERALAQARNAVIKQVAEELGNTPAVCRKAYIDPVVFDGWEQGRLQRAAANARGARQWERAALKFLKREHKRAR, encoded by the coding sequence ATGAGATCACAAGCGTCCGTGTCACCCCCTCCCGAATCGGTCGAGGCGGCCAGCCAGGCCGGGCTTCGCTACGTTTGCGACGATCATCCCGGTATCGCCCGTCTGCGGGCCGGCAAGGGCTTCCACTATCGCGATGCGGACGGCGATCGCGTCACCGATGCAAAGACCCTTGCGCGCATCCAGGCGCTGGCGATCCCGCCGGCCTGGACCGAGGTGTGGATCTGCCAGCGGGCGAACGGTCACCTGCAGGCGACCGGGCGCGACGCGCGCGGCCGCAAGCAGTACCGCTATCACGCCGACTGGAGCCGGATCCGCGGGGACGGCAAATTCGATCGCATCGTCGAGTTCGGGGCGGCCTTGCCCAGGTTGCGCCGGCACCTGCGCAAGGACCTTGGCGAACCGGGTTTCGGGCGCGACAAGGTATTGGCGATCGTCGTCGCGCTGCTGGCCGATACGCTGGTGCGGATCGGCAATGACCGCTATGCGCGCAGCAATCGCTCCTTCGGCCTGACAACCCTGCGCAACCGCCATATCGCCTTCCTGCGCGGCGGCCGCGCGCGCCTGAGCTTCCGCGGCAAGGGCGGTCAGGAGCATGAGATCGAACTTGACGATGCGCGACTGGCGAAGCTGGTCAAGCGTTGCCAGCAACTGCCGGGGCAGGCACTGTTCCAGTACCGCGACGACGACGGCAGCATCCAGCCGGTCGATTCTGGCGCTGTGAATGACTATCTCCACCGCCGCCTGGGCAACGGCTTCAGCGCCAAGGACTTCCGCACCTGGGGCGGCACGCTGATCGCGTTTCGTGAGTTGGCAGGCACGCCTGTGCCCGAGCCCGGACCCGGCGGCGAGCCCAGCGAGCGCGCCCTCGCCCAGGCGCGCAACGCGGTGATCAAGCAGGTCGCCGAGGAACTGGGTAACACCCCGGCGGTGTGTCGCAAGGCCTACATCGACCCGGTGGTCTTTGATGGCTGGGAGCAGGGCCGGCTGCAGCGTGCCGCCGCCAATGCGCGCGGCGCCCGCCAATGGGAACGCGCTGCGCTGAAGTTCCTCAAGCGCGAGCACAAGCGGGCGCGCTAG
- a CDS encoding I78 family peptidase inhibitor: MIRAALSASALVLVAAACTTMPPPMAQQRPDSCTTDTIGWVIGQAATPEVVERAQFESYSRAVRVIEPGMAVTLDYRGDRLNLHVNSAGAINQATCG, encoded by the coding sequence ATGATCCGCGCCGCACTGTCCGCCTCCGCACTCGTTCTTGTCGCAGCCGCCTGCACCACGATGCCGCCACCAATGGCCCAGCAGCGGCCGGATTCCTGCACCACGGATACGATCGGCTGGGTGATCGGCCAGGCCGCCACCCCGGAAGTGGTCGAGCGCGCCCAGTTCGAAAGCTACAGCCGCGCCGTCCGGGTAATCGAGCCCGGCATGGCAGTAACGCTGGACTATCGCGGCGACCGCCTCAACCTGCACGTCAACAGCGCCGGCGCGATCAACCAGGCAACCTGCGGTTGA